A single genomic interval of Bos javanicus breed banteng chromosome 8, ARS-OSU_banteng_1.0, whole genome shotgun sequence harbors:
- the RMI1 gene encoding recQ-mediated genome instability protein 1 isoform X2, translated as MINSLVDVSQPAYAQIQKLRGKNTTNDLITAETQVTPKPWEAKPSRMLMLQLTDGIVQIQGMEYQSIPALHSDLPPGTKILIYGNISFRLGVLLLKPENVKVLGGEVDALLEEYAQEKVLARLIGEPDPIVSVIPNNSNQSIPRITDVLDPALGPSDEELLASLDENDELAANNNTSLERSCFIGNSSNTVPISQSDFERELVISPRPKEKPRNQSMLFTDEELDDFSLEEALLLEEAVQKEQMETKELQLLTLNRTTDESIEKFSHRSNTLNNFSFICKNGNNNWSEKNLSEQMTSEDKSLSCPSTRDQNSSSLSVNHNVPLPHDFTNKGKSSETYKIKQISSSDGHSLNNKMFNGELVSNVPKRSSDVPNENEHHLQTCSLQLSENSTGLPITMDLYSPPFIYLSVLMASKPKEVTTVKVKAFIVTLTGNLSSSGGMWSVRAKISDGTAYLDVDFVDEILTSLIGFSVSEMKRLKKDPCKYQKFLEGLQKCQRELIDLCCLMTISFNPSLSKAMVLALQDVNTDHLENLKRRLKK; from the exons ATG ATTAATTCATTGGTTGATGTAAGTCAGCCTGCATATGCCCAGATACAAAAGTTGAGAGGAAAGAATACAACCAATGACCTAATTACAGCTGAAACACAAGTAACCCCCAAACCTTGGGAAGCAAAGCCTTCACGAATGTTGATGCTACAGCTAACTGATGGAATTGTACAAATACAAGGAATGGAATATCAGTCTATTCCAGCTCTGCATAGTGATCTTCCTCCAGGTACAAAAATTTTGAtttatggaaatatttctttCCGTCTTGGTGTTCTCTTGTTGAAAccagaaaatgtgaaagtgttggGAGGAGAAGTCGATGCTCTTTTAGAGGAATATGCCCAAGAAAAAGTTCTTGCAAGATTAATTGGGGAACCTGATCCTATAGTTTCAGTCATACCAAATAATTCTAACCAAAGCATCCCCAGAATTACGGATGTTCTAGATCCTGCGTTGGGACCTTCTGATGAAGAACTCTTGGCAAGTCTTGATGAAAATGATGAGCTTGCAGCAAATAATAATACCTCTTTGGAAAGAAGTTGTTTCATAGGTAATTCCTCAAATACTGTTCCCATCAGTCAGTCAGATTTTGAAAGAGAACTTGTTATTTCTCCAAGGCCAAAGGAGAAACCACGAAACCAATCTATgctttttactgatgaggaatTAGATGACTTTTCATTGGAGGAGGCCTTGCTTTTAGAAGAAGCTGTCCAGAAAGAACAGATGGAGACCAAAGAATTACAGCTATTGACTTTGAACAGAACTACAGATGAAAGTATAGAGAAGTTTTCACATAGATCTAATActctaaataatttttcttttatttgcaaaaatggaaacaataattgGAGTGAAAAAAATTTATCTGAGCAAATGACTAGTGAAGACAAATCTCTTAGTTGTCCATCTACTAGAGACCAAAACAGTAGTAGTCTTTCAGTTAATCATAATGTACCTCTACCCcatgattttacaaataaaggtAAGAGCTCAGagacatataaaataaaacaaattagcaGTTCAGATGGACATtccttaaataataaaatgttcaatGGAGAGCTAGTCAGTAATGTACCAAAAAGGAGTTCAGATGTTCCTAATGAAAATGAGCACCATTTACAGACTTGTTCTTTACAATTGTCAGAGAATAGCACTGGACTTCCTATCACCATGGATTTGTATTCTCCACCCTTTATCTATTTGTCTGTTCTAATGGCCAGCAAACCAAAGGAGGTTACAACAGTGAAAGTCAAAGCATTTATTGTAACTTTAACCGGAAATCTCTCAAGTTCTGGTGGCATGTGGAGTGTAAGAGCAAAAATTTCTGATGGTACTGCATATCTAGATGTAGACTTTGTAGATGAAATACTTACTAGTCTGATAGGGTTTTCAGTATCAGAAATGAAACGGTTGAAAAAGGATCCTTGTAAATACCAAAAGTTCCTGGAAGGTTTGCAGAAATGTCAGAGAGAGCTAATAGATTTGTGCTGTCTGATgactatttcatttaatccctCCTTGTCTAAGGCAATGGTACTGGCATTACAAGATGTTAATACGGACCACCTTGAGAACCTAAAGAGgagattaaagaaataa
- the RMI1 gene encoding recQ-mediated genome instability protein 1 isoform X1, whose amino-acid sequence MSVTSIALRVETWLSATWHVKVPVTWLEACINWIQEENDHVNLSQAQMNKQVFEQWLLTDLRDLEHRLLPSGILETPKGELNGFFALQINSLVDVSQPAYAQIQKLRGKNTTNDLITAETQVTPKPWEAKPSRMLMLQLTDGIVQIQGMEYQSIPALHSDLPPGTKILIYGNISFRLGVLLLKPENVKVLGGEVDALLEEYAQEKVLARLIGEPDPIVSVIPNNSNQSIPRITDVLDPALGPSDEELLASLDENDELAANNNTSLERSCFIGNSSNTVPISQSDFERELVISPRPKEKPRNQSMLFTDEELDDFSLEEALLLEEAVQKEQMETKELQLLTLNRTTDESIEKFSHRSNTLNNFSFICKNGNNNWSEKNLSEQMTSEDKSLSCPSTRDQNSSSLSVNHNVPLPHDFTNKGKSSETYKIKQISSSDGHSLNNKMFNGELVSNVPKRSSDVPNENEHHLQTCSLQLSENSTGLPITMDLYSPPFIYLSVLMASKPKEVTTVKVKAFIVTLTGNLSSSGGMWSVRAKISDGTAYLDVDFVDEILTSLIGFSVSEMKRLKKDPCKYQKFLEGLQKCQRELIDLCCLMTISFNPSLSKAMVLALQDVNTDHLENLKRRLKK is encoded by the coding sequence ATGAGTGTAACTAGTATTGCATTAAGAGTTGAAACCTGGCTTTCAGCTACATGGCATGTTAAAGTGCCTGTAACGTGGCTAGAAGCTTGTATTAACTGGATCCAAGAAGAAAATGATCATGTTAATTTGAGTCAggcacaaatgaataaacaagtgtTTGAGCAGTGGCTCCTTACCGACCTGAGAGATTTGGAGCATCGTCTTTTACCTAGCGGCATTTTAGAAACTCCGAAAGGAGAACTGAATGGATTTTTTGCTCTGCAGATTAATTCATTGGTTGATGTAAGTCAGCCTGCATATGCCCAGATACAAAAGTTGAGAGGAAAGAATACAACCAATGACCTAATTACAGCTGAAACACAAGTAACCCCCAAACCTTGGGAAGCAAAGCCTTCACGAATGTTGATGCTACAGCTAACTGATGGAATTGTACAAATACAAGGAATGGAATATCAGTCTATTCCAGCTCTGCATAGTGATCTTCCTCCAGGTACAAAAATTTTGAtttatggaaatatttctttCCGTCTTGGTGTTCTCTTGTTGAAAccagaaaatgtgaaagtgttggGAGGAGAAGTCGATGCTCTTTTAGAGGAATATGCCCAAGAAAAAGTTCTTGCAAGATTAATTGGGGAACCTGATCCTATAGTTTCAGTCATACCAAATAATTCTAACCAAAGCATCCCCAGAATTACGGATGTTCTAGATCCTGCGTTGGGACCTTCTGATGAAGAACTCTTGGCAAGTCTTGATGAAAATGATGAGCTTGCAGCAAATAATAATACCTCTTTGGAAAGAAGTTGTTTCATAGGTAATTCCTCAAATACTGTTCCCATCAGTCAGTCAGATTTTGAAAGAGAACTTGTTATTTCTCCAAGGCCAAAGGAGAAACCACGAAACCAATCTATgctttttactgatgaggaatTAGATGACTTTTCATTGGAGGAGGCCTTGCTTTTAGAAGAAGCTGTCCAGAAAGAACAGATGGAGACCAAAGAATTACAGCTATTGACTTTGAACAGAACTACAGATGAAAGTATAGAGAAGTTTTCACATAGATCTAATActctaaataatttttcttttatttgcaaaaatggaaacaataattgGAGTGAAAAAAATTTATCTGAGCAAATGACTAGTGAAGACAAATCTCTTAGTTGTCCATCTACTAGAGACCAAAACAGTAGTAGTCTTTCAGTTAATCATAATGTACCTCTACCCcatgattttacaaataaaggtAAGAGCTCAGagacatataaaataaaacaaattagcaGTTCAGATGGACATtccttaaataataaaatgttcaatGGAGAGCTAGTCAGTAATGTACCAAAAAGGAGTTCAGATGTTCCTAATGAAAATGAGCACCATTTACAGACTTGTTCTTTACAATTGTCAGAGAATAGCACTGGACTTCCTATCACCATGGATTTGTATTCTCCACCCTTTATCTATTTGTCTGTTCTAATGGCCAGCAAACCAAAGGAGGTTACAACAGTGAAAGTCAAAGCATTTATTGTAACTTTAACCGGAAATCTCTCAAGTTCTGGTGGCATGTGGAGTGTAAGAGCAAAAATTTCTGATGGTACTGCATATCTAGATGTAGACTTTGTAGATGAAATACTTACTAGTCTGATAGGGTTTTCAGTATCAGAAATGAAACGGTTGAAAAAGGATCCTTGTAAATACCAAAAGTTCCTGGAAGGTTTGCAGAAATGTCAGAGAGAGCTAATAGATTTGTGCTGTCTGATgactatttcatttaatccctCCTTGTCTAAGGCAATGGTACTGGCATTACAAGATGTTAATACGGACCACCTTGAGAACCTAAAGAGgagattaaagaaataa